One Halichondria panicea chromosome 3, odHalPani1.1, whole genome shotgun sequence genomic region harbors:
- the LOC135333855 gene encoding solute carrier family 15 member 4-like produces MILIWTALMSLIYGNFLNPEVYSFLANTPQLGFETLEIKIAGGVYAVFAFWFLFSPLAGYCADVRYGRYKVVRCGVCTTWCGLLTVTVIGGIVNAIFWPLMLHSNSVANNPSYIPWVLFELAMGALGLFLLISIWIAFAGFLANVIQFGVDQLNESPSRDSFLFIHWFLFTLYIGISFGKLVWSTASLFIYSFSMFGLVLLVELICIPVSFCVAKRRWFVIDTGIGNPYKEVARVVSFAGKNKIPIQRSAFTFWEDNIPTGLDLGKDKYGGPFTTEQVENVKSFFGIVVVLLSMGPIFTADFAAAPFLSILKSHMVECPVIDSLQAAIRQSFLLIITNGSTLYPVFIVVFVPIFLKVIHPLFQKCFPGILRRIGIGLCLITISLFCSLFVDTIGHLLPRGHNASSVFTPQVKYNDFGPFVVDQTIHLSPYILIIQQVLVAVAYVFIYGGVFELICAQSPHSMKGVLIGILFAIKGLFQLIGVLEILLPFSFCRIPLELDLFISW; encoded by the coding sequence ATGATTCTTATTTGGACTGCCTTAATGTCGTTGATCTATGGTAATTTTCTGAACCCTGAAGTTTACTCTTTCTTAGCCAATACACCACAACTCGGTTTTGAGACTCTTGAGATAAAAATTGCTGGTGGTGTGTATGCTGTATTTGCTTTCTGGTTCCTCTTCTCTCCTCTAGCCGGATACTGTGCAGATGTTCGATATGGCAGATATAAAGTTGTGAGATGTGGTGTCTGTACCACGTGGTGTGGACTCTTGACTGTGACTGTTATCGGCGGTATTGTGAACGCCATTTTTTGGCCACTGATGTTACATAGCAATTCGGTTGCAAATAACCCTTCATACATACCATGGGTTTTGTTCGAGTTAGCAATGGGTGCACTTGGACTTTTTCTTCTTATATCCATTTGGATTGCATTTGCTGGATTTTTAGCCAATGTTATTCAGTTTGGGGTTGACCAATTAAATGAGTCTCCTTCTAGAGACAGCTTTCTTTTCATTCACTGGTTTCTCTTCACACTCTATATTGGAATAAGCTTTGGGAAACTGGTATGGAGTACAGCTTCGTTATTTATCTATAGCTTTTCTATGTTTGGACTTGTCCTATTAGTTGAGCTTATTTGTATACCTGTATCATTCTGTGTTGCTAAGCGCAGGTGGTTTGTTATTGACACTGGCATTGGTAATCCTTACAAAGAGGTTGCAAGAGTTGTCAGCTTTGCAGGAAAAAACAAGATTCCTATTCAACGCAGTGCCTTTACATTCTGGGAGGATAACATACCCACTGGACTGGATCTAGGGAAAGACAAGTATGGAGGACCATTCACTACCGAGCAGGTTGAGAATGTGAAATCTTTTTTTGGAATTGTTGTCGTTTTACTTTCAATGGGACCAATTTTTACTGCTGATTTTGCTGCAGCACCTTTTCTTAGTATACTGAAAAGTCACATGGTAGAATGTCCTGTCATTGATTCACTTCAGGCTGCCATTAGACAAAGTTTTCTCCTTATAATAACTAATGGTAGCACTCTGTATCCTGTGTttattgttgtttttgttccCATTTTTCTCAAAGTTATCCATCCTCTTTTTCAAAAGTGCTTCCCTGGCATTCTGAGGCGAATTGGAATTGGTCTTTGTCTCATCACTATTAGTCTGTTTTGTTCACTGTTTGTTGACACCATTGGTCACCTTCTTCCTAGAGGCCATAATGCCTCTTCTGTGTTTACTCCTCAGGTCAAATATAATGATTTTGGCCCATTTGTTGTTGATCAAACCATTCATCTTAGCCCTTACATTCTCATTATTCAGCAAGTCCTTGTTGCTGTGGCCTATGTCTTCATCTATGGTGGAGTGTTTGAACTCATCTGTGCTCAAAGCCCTCACTCTATGAAAGGAGTTCTCATTGGAATTTTGTTTGCTATTAAAGGACTTTTTCAGTTGATTGGTGTTCTTGAAATTCTTTTACCGTTTAGTTTCTGCAGGATTCCCCTCGAGCTGGACTTGTTTATTTCCTGGTGA